CTGGGACGTCTCTGAACTCTAGCACGGTTTGGGGTTCGTCTGTGCCTAGGTCTTGATCCTGTGAGTTTGGAGCCATGAgcttgggagggggcagagtcctgctgtgactccctctgcttgctgggagcccCACACTGGATGTGTTGGTGGGGATCTGTACCGTCCACCCCAGGGGTGTGTGTCAGGTTGCGGGCATAGCCAGAGGGGGCTACCCTTCACAGTGGCTctgtgacccagccactccctctctctttctctccagggGTGGTTTTCCCATACCAGCCTTACCACGGTCGCTATCGACTCAATTTCCATGAAGCCAAGAAAGCCTGCGAGGAGCAGGACGCTGTGATTGCGTCCTTCGAGCAGCTCTTCAAGTcctgggaggaggggctggactGGTGCAATGCTGGATGGCTGCTGGATGGGACAGTGCAGTACCCCGTTTCCGTGCCCCGGGAGCCCTGTGGCGGCAAGCTGGCCCCCGGCATTCGGAGCTACGGCGAGCGCCACAAGAACCTGCACTACTTCGACGTTTTCTGCTTCTCCTCTGCTCTGAAAGGTGAGCCTGGCATCTGCAGGGCTCATAGTTAGGTGGGAGAGACCTGCCTGATGCTGCAGAGAAGGGGGGTGACCAGTAGAGGGGCGCTCTTTTTGCAGGGCACAGTGTGGTGGCAGGGGGTGCCGCCTGTTGGAAGGGACACTTCTTCACTGAAATGTAAAACTGAGGGCCTGCAAAGACCCAGTAGAACTTCTCTAAGAGTCGGGGTGTTTGATCCAGCCAAATTCTAACCTGGGTAATTCCATCCACCTCCCTAAATTCTCAGAACACCTTCAGTTAGATCTGGGATTCTCCTCCACTGCCCAGACTGAAATGATAGGTAGCATTGCTGCATGCTGGTAAACTgcatccgtgccccatgctagaGGTCGCTGGGTCAAGCAATTGCTCCATTTCGGTTACAAATCGGTTTGGGATGCAAGGCAAGAGAGACTGGCAAAACTGTGTCATTCAAATGGATAACATGGCACCAGCCTGTGCCAGCATCAGGGGAATCACCGGTTCTGTAATACAGGGCCTGACTCTTCCTTCTGTGGACACAAAGGGGCCACAAACCCAGGAGAACCAGCACTGCGAGAACTCCCCAGGCTTTGGGGCATGCCTGGCAAAGCTGGTATGCCCAGCTGTTGATGTGTGGTGAAGTGTTTAGATCAGGGAGGGGCAAACTTTtgggcccgagggccacatctgggtatggaaattgtatggggtAGGGGTTCCATGAATTCTCATGAaactgggggttggagtgtgggaaggggtgagggctctggcgggggtgcgggctctgggttggggccagaaatgaggagttcagcatgcaggagggggctctagtatggggctgggatgcaggcatgtgtgtgagggctccaggtgggggtgcgggctctggggtgggaatgaggggttgggggtgcaggagggtgctccagactgggactgaggggttcggagggcgaaagggggatcagggctggggcagaggggtcgTGGCacaggaggggatcaggggtgcaggctccggcagctcttacctcaagcagctcccagaagccgcAGCATGTCTTCTCTCCgtctcctatgtggaggcatggccaggcaggtctacgcgctgccctgtctgcaggtgccacccctgtagctcccattgtccgtggttcccggccaatgggagctgcgggggtggtgtttggggcaggggcagcgtgcagagacccctggctgcccctacgcgtaggagccggaggggggacatgccgctgcttccgggagccgcgcggAGCCACGTCAAGTGCAGAGCAAGCCCCCCCAActccgctccctggctggagcactggagcggggcaagccccggaccctgctccctggcggaaactcaagggctggattaaaacgtctgaagggctggatgcgaCCCCCGGGTCGTTGTTTgaccacccctggtttagatgaTATAAAATCCCTTTGGCCCCTTCCCCATTCCTGTGCCAGGGAGAGCACAGCCTGTTTCTGAACTCCCTAACTAATGTGAACCCCCATTCCTAGCTCTCCTGTGGGCGAGGGGTTTTCCTGTAGAGCCGGCCATGCTCAGTGTTCCTCCGCCTCCCAGTGACCaccccctctgcctctcccctccaggGAAAGTTTACTACCTGGCTCACCCGGAGAAGCTGACGTTGGAAGAGGCCAAGCAGGCCTGCCAGGATGATGGGGCTGAACTTGCCAAGGTGGGGCAGCTCTATGCGGCATGGAAGTTCTTCAGCCTGGATCGCTgtgatgctggctggctggcagatgGCAGCATCCGCTACCCCATTGCCTTCCCCCGGCCCAACTGCGGCCCACCGGAGCCGGGGGTCAGGAGTTTCGGCTTTCCCGACAAGGGCAAGTTTGGGGTTTATTGCTACAAGCTGAGCTAAGGAATGGGGAGGGGCTTCCTCTTTGCCAGTGGACACTTCCCTGCCTGGTGCTGCCTGGATTTAAAGGGTCAGGTTTCCAGGGTGTTGGGgtattttttaatttcaattgttattttttattttacatttttttcactaAAGGGAAACTTCTCTGGGTTGCTGGGCCCTGGCGTCTTGCTCATCAGCCGAGTGCCACCTCTGGGTCTCTCTCGTGGCTAGGAATGGGGCACCAGATCTCCTTCCACCCAGCCAGTGGCGAGAGACTCAGATGGTCTCTCGGGTTGGGGAGCTTGGTGTCTGGTACCAGGTGGCTCCATCCCTTGGTCACAGGGTCATCTAGATAAGAAGTGACGGGTTCACGCACATCCACTTGGGCTAGACATTCATTTCCTAGCATCCAGGCATGGGAGAAGCACAGCGCTTGCAACTGGTGGATAGCAAAGGCAGACGCCCTGTGGACATGCTCCAGTTTCACTGGTACCAAAGGGGAACAGCTGTCTCTAATGCACAGACTGCTCtgccatcccatcccatcccagccaGCACGGAAGGCATCAAATCAACTGCAAGCCGGAACTTAGAGTAAGGCGGGtcactctcccccatcccccagttaATGTGGGCGAATGATCAACCACACACAAGTGACTCACAACTCACCAacacccttcccctgccctcaaagtccttccccttcccctcccaatgAAGCGCAGATGAGGTCAGAGATATTAGGCATAATTCTAAGCATAGAGGCCCAGAGCTAACACAGCTCAGGCCTCGTGTGTCCCGGGAgactccctctctcccccgcccccccctccagtcccttctttctctcccttcccctccttgcAGGATCTGGCTGTGTTTCGACTCTCTGAGACTCCAGTCTGAGGTTGGCGGTTTCCAAGGGCACTGAAAGGTGGTACTGTGTGTGTAGTGGGTGGAACTCTCCGGTTTGCCCGCCTTGTTCTCCACCGGCCCCTCTCCCAGGCACCACTTGAATCCCAGGGGCTCAGTCTTTGTGCGTTTTATTGTGAAAAGATGTATTCTCCTGGACCTCTTCAAATAAAGCTTTGGAGAAAGCCCCAGAGGTCTGAAACTGTGACCTGCGTGGTAGGACAAATTCTGCGGTGTTCTccccggccagcagcagcagtctgcGAAGGATTTTAGAAAGGGAATGCACTCAGGGTACTGGGCTCAAAGTGGGGCACCCAGGACTTGGAAGAACAGGAGGTGTTGGAGATAAGAACCGAAGGGCATCAGCGGAGCGGTCTATGAACAAAGCTGTATGGCTTAGCAGGCCCGGCGGGCAGGATGGGGATTAGGGCAGAACTGAGGAGCCTCTTCAGAActggggggagaagcagcagaacTGGAGCCGTGggaaggcagagttaaggttcctTGGCAGGTTGTGGGGAAAGGCAGGAGCTGAAGAGCAGGGTGGAAGGCTGCAGATCCGGGTGGAGGCGCATCAGCAGTTGTgtatgggggatggggggagccctgggctggagtagCTGTGAGGGCAGGATGGAGGGGTGTTCCCTGGGGATGAAGTGGGGGGAAGTTGGAAGCCCACTCATCTCTGAACTGCATTGTCTGCCAGTGGCCCATAACTCTCCTGGCAGCAGATCAGTGTCTGCTTTCCCGATGGTTTCAAGTTTTTAAACAACCAGAAGATTTTCCAAACAAATTACTCAACACAGTACTGGTGCTTCCCTATATCGGTAAGTTAGGTGCCTTCCCATGCCCTTAAAATGCCATTTCTATTATGGGCTGCAGCTCCCTGGACTTACCCCAGCAACCCTCTGTCTCCTGGTGAAATGTGTCAGAGTTTGTCTCAGCTGTGAGCTCCCAAAGGTCCTGGCGCTCTGGATATGAGATCAGCAGCACAGGTCTAGGAACTGGGCTTCTTGTATTTGCAGTCTCGTCAGTTGTTTCTCTAATTAGGGCTAATGAATCGCCCAGGCCAGACAGGAAATGCTGAGCATTGCTGAGCTTGACAGGCTGCTGAATCATCTTTAAAGGTTAATGGGGGAACGTCTTCATGATAGGAGATTGGTATGGCTGGGCCGGTCTCAGACACTGCAGTCGGGGGAGTGCGTGACCAGGGCCTCCCAAACAATGGCCTACTGATGATGTgctggtggctggcagagagctgGCTGGGCATGTGTCTCCTCCTTGTAGTAAAAGAAGCTAGAAGTGCATTGAATACTTTGCTACTGTTAATTTTCCATGGGAGCAGCAGCTGTGGCTCCCACAGGGGTATTCGGTATGCACCCTGGGGGGGTAACCCAAGTGAGTGGAGGGGAAGCCTGCAGGATCATgaatgggaggagagggaagaagagaggcTGGCTGATTGCATATGGGAGGAAAAGTGGGATCTGTGCAATGGCATGGAGGGGGGTGGTCTCCACTAGAGAGATGCTGTGTTGTGTTGGGGAGAGGGAAGCGATAGCTGTGACTGGCTATGCCgtgcagctggggtggggcctcTTTAACTcatctgctgcagctgctgtgccCTGAGGATGTAAGTTTTGCCCCCAGATTCCTACCTGCAGTGGTGAGTCTGGCTGAAGATGGGGGATACCGAGACCTCGGCTGCTGCCCCCAACAAGAAGGCTGCTCCCTGCACAGTTCGCTAATAGAGAGAGGAGATAGTACCTCCAAGAGCTCCCCCACTGCAGGGAGCAGCATGTGTGTGGAGGAGTAGTGTGATTTCCCATTGCCTGGATAAAGACAGGCCCCACTCTCCACACCTGTCCATGGAGCACCGGTCCCCAGCACTGAACTCCCTTCCCAAGCCAGAGACCCCACGGCTATAACGAGCCAAAGCAGCAGATGCGGCTCCAAGGCTGGGATGGGACATTCAGGGGAGGGCTTCTGAAAGGGAGAAACCCTCTTCCCTGCAGTGCTGCATCCTAGACCTCGCTGCCCTAAGCCTGATAAACGCTCCTGCTTCAGGGGAGACCAGAGAGGTTTGGAGAAGCAGCAACAACAGGAAACTTTGTCACAGTCCATTTGGGCTCAAAGGCTTATGGGAGGCCCATTTGCGTTCCCCCTAACAAGCACACTGCCCGGCCTGTTCAGGAAGGCACCTTTTGCTTGGGTTTTTAAGGCACATTTGTTGCTTCCATTCATATACACATTTGCCTGGGGAGGGGACCCCGGTGTGCACACTGCTCCGCCCGGCTAACACGCATCCACATGCACACAAAGTGTTCCCACAGACAGACACCCGTGTGCCCGTGTGATGGAGGCCATCATGGCCAGCATCAGGGTCTcgaacccgggggggggggcggacttTAGAGCTAAAAGCACCAGCCTCTACAGcgtgagctaaagagccaggctctgaAGCTGCGGCTCGAGCCGACTCCCAGCCTATGTAGGAAGGGCACAGAGGGGCTGCTCGACTCGCACCACAGACATTTCACAAGCACACACGCACAAACGTACAGTGTCACACAACCACACAGCTGCCTACACGCAGTTCACCAGGTAACAGGAAGAATAAAATACAACCGGTTTTATTGTCCAGGTTTCACAATAGCGCTGACAGCAGCAGGCACTGCCGTGTGTCAGGTTCTCATTTTAGGCACAAGACTTATaataaaaaaaggatttttttttgttttttggtttttttttttgctttttacaaaaacaaaaccccaaagctCCCCTCCCAGGCTGGGTCTCCCCGCCCCTCGTCATGAGCAAAAGCGCAATTCAGGATACGCACACACAGGCTCCTACCAGCATCCTGGAGACTTTGGCTAAGGCATTTAAattacccctcccacccccaaaaaaagacTATTCcaatttttctctctttattaTCATTtctcatcattatcatcatcatgttTCAAAAATATAAATAGGTGCAGGGaaccctggtgccctgcacggtcCCCCAGAAAGAGCGCGCCATCACAGGATGGGAGCTGCTTCGCCATGCGGCCTGGGGACGGGGAGACTCGGCGTCCGGGAACCAgcggtgggagagaggggaggggccaAAACCAAGAGGCTTCCCTCCCGCCTCGTCCCTCCATCTCACTCTAGCCCTTCCGTTCCCCCGCTTTACATGCCCCTCTCATACATTCAGCAACACTTCACAGCTATTGACTGCCCCACCGCACCACCCCCTGCCATACTgcaggattctttaaaataaaacaaaggtgGCGTCCACCCCAGCCATTAAATAACAGAAATAATTACATTGTTCGTGCataaaatcaggaaaaaataatcttctttattatttaacttaacccccccacccgccctctgcaaccctcccaccccttccccgaaggcACGAAGGTATTCAGAACCGGACGGCTAGTCAAAACGCTGGAATCTAATTCCCTTTGCTTTGGTGCGCtgaggttggtttgtttttttatatatatacacaaaggtggggttttttctttaatatatttttttttccttatatgacaaaaaagcaacaacaacatcAAGAAGAAGAAACTGCCTCTGCTAATATAATTTCCGTAAAAATCTCTCGCTTCCTTCTCTAACGGGTGGGTGTCTGTGCGGCTCTGCCATTGGTTCTCGACCGATTCCTTGGGCTCCTCTTGTGTAGTCTGCGTTTGTagatggaggctgcgggaagaggaggagaagaaaaggcaCCTTGTTACTGGGAGAAAGTTACAGAGCCCCTGCTTGTCCTTAGCTGGCTCACCCCAGGCCTCTCGTTCCCTGGAAAAACACTGCAGGGGCTGCTGTGCAAGCTCTGCCTCCGGCCATTCGGGCAGCGCGTGCCCCGGCGCCAGCCCGCTCGCCACCAGACAATCAGGCCTTCTCTTGCCTCTGGTGCTCTGGGACCTGAGGAATCAGTGGGGCGTTTTCAGGGCACTTTGTGACGGCCCCTGTCCCCCCCGCAAACACTGAATTTAAAGAGAGTCAGGTGCCTCCTGGGAGCCTGTTCAAAAGCATCCTGTTCAGAGACAACTCCGCCGCTGTCCGTCCGATATGGTCTGTATTTCTTCCCCCTCCTTGTGGGCAGACGCGCATAGAGGCAGCCAGACCAGCTCAGACCAATGGCCCAGCAAGGAAGCAGACCGCCCCTCCCAAGCACCCATAATGCacccaaacattttgtttagggAGGCAGGGGCTCTGGGGTCTGTCCACAGCTGTAGCACTGCTACACTGTGTGGCATTGGGCAAATCCCTTCCCCGGCCTGTGCCTCAGTCTTcctatctgtaaaagggggataatttCAATTTAACCCATGGTTGCATAGCTCTTGGGATAACCCTTCCTTGATGTTTTATGTTTCCTGCTTCTGTTCAGAGCCTCACTGCGGGAGTGGGATGCAGAGAACAAGGGCTGGGTAGACAGGCTAAGCTGAGTCTCAGAGAGCTCTCCTTTAAGGGGAGCCCCCACCATGCACCCATTCCTCACTCCTTCCCTCAGTGCCTTTAGCTCAGTTGTGGATATTGCCAAAATAAACCATATAAGCTTCTTTCCCCCCCCGGCCCTGAAGTGCAAATTTCTCCCTCCTTGGGAGCCCAGGTAGATCCATTTTagctgcttctcctcccctccccatgagcTGTCCCCCATTTTCCTCAACAGCCGTGAGGAGCCCTGGGCTCAGAGAAGCCAGCGCATCAGGGAGTGGGGCGTTTTGACTGGGCAGAAGCTTTCAGGCTATTGGCAGCTGCACTGCCTCAGAAGAGTCAAGGCTGCGTCTCCAGCTGATCCCCGTGGTCCAGACTCATCCGGGAGATCTCGGATCCAATAATCCTGGTAACACACG
This window of the Chelonia mydas isolate rCheMyd1 chromosome 10, rCheMyd1.pri.v2, whole genome shotgun sequence genome carries:
- the HAPLN3 gene encoding hyaluronan and proteoglycan link protein 3, which gives rise to MLLLSLVVTLLQLGRGSCGLPFYNGFYYDHVMNDKGNGNGNGEVHFNGVKLVVETPEDAIFTYRGANITLPCRYHYEPMLETPRKIRIKWSKLREDNTKERDVLVAIGLKHRSFGEFRGRVHLRQRGKQEASLVISDLRLQDYGKYRCEVIDGLEDESGIVELELRGVVFPYQPYHGRYRLNFHEAKKACEEQDAVIASFEQLFKSWEEGLDWCNAGWLLDGTVQYPVSVPREPCGGKLAPGIRSYGERHKNLHYFDVFCFSSALKGKVYYLAHPEKLTLEEAKQACQDDGAELAKVGQLYAAWKFFSLDRCDAGWLADGSIRYPIAFPRPNCGPPEPGVRSFGFPDKGKFGVYCYKLS